A stretch of DNA from Chthonomonadales bacterium:
GCCCTACCGGCCGCTACCTGGGGGCCGCCGGATGGGACGCGGGCACCGGCCGGCTTCTCTGGATGAGCACGAACCTGGCGCTCCTGAGGCCAGGGACTGCCAGAACGCCCTTGACGCGCCGTTCGGACGCCGAGCGGACGTCACGCGACTGGCTCGGGATGCTGATGCCCGGCGCGGCGACGTGGCGCCTGGCGGAGTTGACGCGCGTCGGCCGCTTCGGCTGGTGCGCCGTCCTCCGCTCAGCCACCGTCCGCGCGACCCTGCACCTGGACGCCCGCACGGGCGTGCTGCGATCCGCGACGCTCTACCGCCCATCGCGCGGTCGCCGACTGGCGCGCGCATCCGCCGTGGAGGCGGCCTCCCTCAGCCCCGGCGTGTAGGGCGCGAGGCCGAGTGGCAGCGCGCCCCTGCGCCGCGATGGCCGCCTGGACGGCCCTCTTCGCGCCGTCCAGGCAAGATCCGCCCGCCGCCGCGTCGAATAACGCCACGATAGATCCGTTCCACGGCCGGCGCCCCTCGACCTGTTGCCGCCGCGCCGGCACGTCCCTGACTAAAACCACGCGATCGGAGCGCACGATGAGACTGTGCATGCTGACAGCCCTGCTCGCCGGCCTGATCGGGACGACATGGGCTCAGCGCGGCGCGCTCGCGCAGGAGCGAGGCCCGCGCGACCTCTTCCAGGATACCTGGGTGGCGACCGACGCCCTCGGGCGCTCCATGCCCGACTACCGGGCCGTCGGTCCCGTCAAGAAGGACCAGCGCCGCGTCGTCGGTATCTTCTACATCACCTGGCACAGCGACTCGCTGGCCAACCTCAAGAGCCCCTATTCCGCCGACGTGAGCCGAATCCTCGCGAAGGACCCGGCCGCGCGCCTCGACGCGCGCCACCCGCTATGGACCGAGGGCTCCTACCACTGGGGCGAGCCGGAGGCCGGCTACTTCCTCAGCAAGGACGAGTGGGTGATCCGCCGCGACATGTCGATGCTCGCCGACGCCGGCGTCGACGTGCTCGTGATGGACGTCACCAACGCCGTCCGCTACTGGGACGAGTGGGACACGATCTTCCCGGTGATGGAGAAGATGAAGGCCGAGGGCAACCGGGTGCCCAGGTTCTGCTTCTGGGCCTTCAACGGCCCCTGCATCACCGTGGTTCAGGACCTCTACGACCGCATCTACAAGCCCGGCCGCTTTCGAGACCTGTGGTTCATCTGGGACGGCAAGCCGCTCATGCTCTACAACGGCAACCCGAACGTGGACGCCAACGGTCAGGGCGTCCAGAACCCGAACCCGCACTTCGACGCGGCCGCCGGGACCGACCCCAACCACCCTCATTTCGGCGACCCGGACTACACCGAGCCCTTTTACAGGGACTACACACGGGAGGTGAAGGACTTCTTCACGCTCCGAACGATGTGGTGGGGCTACTTCGAGTGGGCCGGCAAGCGCTTCGTGGGAACGGAGGACAACTGGAGCTTCGGGCTCGACATGGGGGACAAGCGCGTGCAGGCGCTCACGCCGGATCAGCTCCTCTCGACCCATGAAGGGCGCAAGGAGGAGGCCGCCGTCACGCCGGCGCAGCACCCCTCCAGCCTCATCGGCAAGTCCTGGACGCGCGAGCACGGCGAGCCGCCGCTCAACGAGCAAGACCTGCCCGAGCCCACCCTCGTCCCGTGGCTGGGCAAGACCGTGAGTCATCCAGAGGGCTACGGCATCTACTTTCAGGAGCGCTGGGACGAGGCACTGAAGGCGGACCCGCAGTTCCTCTACATCAACGACTGGAACGAATGGACCGCAGGGAAGTACCAGCCGGAGGGTGGCAAGACCACGAGGTTCATGCGGCGCGACAGCCCCTACTTCTTCGTGGACCAGTACAACGCCGAGTTCAACCGCTGTATCCAGCCCATGAAGGGCGGCTACACCGACAACTACTACATGCAGATGGCGCAGAACATCCGGCGCTACAAGGGCATCCGCCCCATCCCCGAGGTGCGAGGGATGCGCCGCATCGCCATCGACGGGCGGTTCGGCGACTGGGCGAGCGAGAAGGTGGAGTACCGCGACACGGCGGGCGACACCTTCCACCGCGACTACAAGGGCTACGGCGGCCTGCGCTATACCAACGACTCCGGCCGCAACGACATCGTGACCTGCAAGGTGGCGCTCGACCGCGACACGGTTGCCTTCTACGCCCAGACGAGCGCGCCGCTCACGCCCTCGTCCGACCCGAACTGGATGCTGCTGCTGATCGACTCGGATCGAAACGCGAAGACCGGCTGGCACGGCTACGACTACCTGGTTAACCGTCGCGTCGTCGACTCGCGGACCACGACGCTGATGCGCTACTCGCCGGAGGCCGGCGGCGGCAAGTGGGTGGCGGTCGCGCGGCTTGCGTATGGGGCGGCAGGCAACGCGCTCGAGGTAGCCGTGCCGCGCAAGCTGCTCGGGCTCAAGGGCGACGCCCTCTCCTTCGACTTCCACTGGGCGGACAACCCGGCCGACCTCAACGATGCGATCTCCCTTTGCGTCAACGGCGACAGCGCCCCGAACCGCCGGTTCAACTACCGCTGCATCTGGAGGAAGTCGCCGAGCGCGCGCGCCGCCCGCGGAGCGGAGGGACCCGCATGAGAGGCTGGATCGTCGCGCTGGCCGCCCTCGCGGCGGCCCTTCTCGCCGCCGGTGGCTGCGCCCGCAGCTCCGTTCGCACGGAGCTCTTGCCCGACGGCGTCGTCCGCCGCACCGTGGAGCTCCGGGGCACGGCCCCGGCAGAGTCCGGTCACGGGACGATCCGGATCGGGCCGCCGGCGAGCATCGAGGACCTCTTCGCGCCGCCAAGCGGGCCCGCATGGAAGGTGACGCGCTCGGTGGAGGGCGACGAGTCCGTGTACACGGCCGTTCGCACGCTGCCGGCCGGCGAGCCCTGGCGCGGCGACCTGGTGGTGAAGGCCGCGCCGCCGGGAGGCGAGGACGAAGCGGGGAGAGCGGCGAGGCCGGCCGGCCCCGAGCCGCGCATCGTCAACGAGGCGAGCGTGCGGCGGATCGCGCCCGGCCGCTGGGAGTACAGGGAGAGGCTGCGATGGGTGGGGAAGCGGCCCGACATGGGCGAGATGGCGCCCGGCAACCCCGAGTTGCTGTCCGCGCTTCGCGCCTCTCTCCCGCCGGCGCTGGCGACCGACGCCGACCTGAAGGCCGTGGCCGGGCAGCTCATGCTCGCCGCCGTCCACGTGCTTCTGGGGCCGCCGGACCCGCTGATCGACCAGATGCTCCTCAACCGCGGCCTGGCCGAGGCGCGCCTGTCGCGCCGGCTCGGCGCGGTGGTGCCCGGGGTGCTCGGGCGCGTGTATGGCCAGCGGCTGCCGCCGGCGCAGCGGGTGGAAACGGCGCGCCGGTTGGTTGGCCGCATGTTGCCGATGTCCACACGCACGCGCGACACGGTGCGCGGGGGCCTGGAAGGCAAGGCGGGCGACAGCCGGCCGGCGGGGCCGGCGCCGGTCGCGCTGGCCTTCACGGCGAAGCTGCCTGGCCGTGTGGTGGAGACCAACGGCCAGGTGGACGCGCTCGCGGGAACGGTGGTGTGGGGGCTCTACAACGTGGCGGTGGCGCCGGAGGACGTGGTGCTGCGCGCGGTGTGTGAGCTGGGGGCTCGCTGAGCGGGGCCACGCGCCGGGCCCGGGCCGCGTGGACCGCTCCGCCCGGACCCGGTGTATGGGACCCATCCTGGGGGCAGCGGCCTCTCAGGCCCGGAGCGAGCGGCGCAGCGCCAGCCCACCGAGCACGAGGCCGCCGCAGGCCAGCGCGGCCAGGGGGGAGGGCTCGGGCACGGCCGGGGTGGCGGCGCCGCCGCTGACACGCACCGTGAACGAGCCGGAGTTGTTGTACCAGCCGTACCCGTCCATGGTGCCCAGGTACAGCCGCGTGGCCCCGGCGGGCACGGTGAACTGCTGCGCCACGCTGCCGCTGGTCACGCCGTCTCCGATGAAGAACACCTGCTTGAGCAGCGGCGAGAGGCCCACGAAGTCCAGGCCGATCCCGATGAAGTTGAGCGTGGCGGGCGCCGGCGTGAGGTCGGGCTGGCCTGCGTCCAGGAACACGCCCACGAGCGAGTTGTTCGGCGCGACGACGTTCGCGATGCCGTTCTCATCGCCCGCGCTGTGGCCGACGAAGCCGCCGCCGTCCGGAGTGAGGCCGGACGGGGACGGGGTATTGCTGACGGAGCCGGTGGCATCGAAGGTCAGCAGGGCGCCCCCGACCAGCGTCAGGCCGAGGACCTCCACCGGCGACTGCGCCGGGGCCACGTCGCCCGAGCTGGCCGTCGAGCCCGCCGGCATGCCCGCCAGCCAGGGGTCGGACGTGCCGGGCACGCTCACCGTGACCTGCGCCCCGGCGCCGCCAGCGACAAGCGCCAGCGCGGCCAGGCCCACCAGTGCTGACAATGGATTCATCATGGCGCGATCTCCTTTCCGTGTTAACGCGGATGCGCAATATTGTCCGGCGATGCACATTCCATGCCACCGCGCGCTGGCGTGTGCCCCACACGGCCGGCCTTGAGGTCGCGCGGGTGCGGAAGGAACCCCTCCGCGCGGCGCCGAAAACAGCACCGGCCCGGCGCTGGCCGCGCCGGGCCATACGGACCGAGCCGCCGGGAGGGGAGGTGCCCACCATGCGCAGGATCAAGGCCGCCATCATCGGCACGGGCTTCATCGGCCCGGCCCACGTCGAGGCCGCGCGCCGCCTCGGCTTCGTCGAGATGGCGGCCCTCTGTGAGAATGGCCAGGAGCTGGCCGAGGCCAAGGCGAGCCAGTTGCACATCGATCGGGCCTACGGCAGCGTCGACGCCCTGCTCGCCGACCCCGAGATCGAGGTCGTGCACAACTGCACGCCCAACCACCTGCACTTCGACATCAGCTCTCGCATCCTCGACGCCGGCAAGGCGGTCATCTCCGAGAAGCCGCTCGCCATGACGACCGGCGAGTCGCGCAAGCTCGTGGAGAAGGCCGAGAAGGCCGGCATCGTCAACGCGATCGACTTCAACTACCGCTACTACCCGCTCGTGCAGCAGGCCCGGTCGATGGTGGCGCGCGGTGACCTGGGCGATGTGTTCCACGCCAACGGCAGCTACACGCAGGACTGGCTTTACCTGGCGACCGACTGGAACTGGCGCCTGGTGCCCGAGCTCAGCGGGGAGTCGCGCGCCGTGGCCGACGTGGGCTCGCACTGGTGCGACTGCATCCAGTTCGTCAGCGGACGCCGGATCACCGACGTCTACGGCCACCTGCACACCATTCACAGGGAGCGCATGAAGCCGAAGAAGGAGGTCGAGACCTACTCCGGCAAGCTGCTCACCGCCGCCGACTACGAGCCCGTGCCGATCCACACCGAGGACTACGCGACGGTCCTGTTCCGGCTCGACAACGGCGCGGTCGGCTCGTTCTCGGTCTCCCAGTGCTTCGCGGGCCGCAAGAACCGGCTCTTCTACGAGCTGTCCGGCTCCCGGTGCTCGCTGGTGTGGGACCAGGAGCGGCCCAACGAGATGCTGGTGGGCTACCGTGAGAAGCCCAACGAGCTGCTCGTGAAGGATCCCTCGCTGCTGACGCCGGAGGCGCGCCTGTATGCGCACTTCCCCGGTGGCCACCCGGAGGCCTACCCGGACGGGCTCAAGAACTTCCTCTGGCGCGTCTACACCTACATCGCCGAGCCGCGCGAGACGGTCGACTTCAGCACCTTCCGCGACGGCCACAACGAGCTGGCCATCTGCGAGGCGGTTCTGGCGAGCGCGGGGAGCGGCAAGTGGGAACCGGTGGCCTACTGAGTTGGGGGGCGGTTGGGGGAAGCGGACAGACACCTATCTGACACAGCCTTGGAGCTCGGAGATTCAGTCTCGATCCAGTTGGGGGAAGCGGACAGACACCTATCTGACACAGCCCCGCCACAATGCGGTTCTGGGCGCGTAGCGTTGGGGGAAGCGGACAGACACCTATCTGACACAGCCTCACGCGCGCCACGCGTCGCACGGCAGAGGTTGGGGGAAGCGGACAGACACCTATCTGACACAGCCTCAAACACGCGCGACATGTCTCGCTGGAGGTTGGGGGAAGCGGACAGACACCTATCTGACACAGCCCCCGCGTTCGCGGAGCCCGCCCTCCCCGGTTGGGGGAAGCGGACAGACAACTATCTGACACAGCGCGCGCCCGCGCCGGTCCCCGCGCTTCCGGTTGGGGGAAGCGGACAGACACCTATCTGACACAGCCGCTAGAGGCATGACATCCCCGTGCGTAATGTTGGGGGAAGCGGACAGACACCTATCTGACACAGCCGGCCACTCTCCAGTAGCCACTCTCCAGTAGCCAAGAAATACAGGTTGGGGGAAGCGGACAGACACCTATCTGACACAGCCACGATGTCGTATACTCCACGCTGGGGGAGGTTGGGGGAAGCGGACAGACACCTATCTGACACAGCCGTGGGCGAGCGTGATCCCCGTGTCACCCGGTTGGGGGAAGCGGACAGACACCTATCTGACACAGCTATCTGCCGGCAAAGGCGGTGCGCGAGGTGGTTGGGGGAAGCGGACAGACACCTATCTGACACAGCCGGCACCGGATCCTCCGTCCCGCGACGACAGTTGGGGGAAGCGGACAGACACCTATCTGACACAGCGGCCGGTCTGTCGTGTCCGTCGTCCTCGCCGTTGGGGGAAGCGGACAGACACCTATCTGACACAGCCAGTCGCGCCAGCTCCTCGTCGCTGTACAGTTGGGGGAAGCGGACAGACACCTATCTGACACAGCTCATGGCCTTCGATACATGGAACGAGGTGAGTTGGGGGAAGCGGACAGACACCTATCTGACACAGCCACATGCGCGCGGACTGGATACGGTAATCGGTTGGGGGAAGCGGACAGACACCTATCTGACACAGCACTCGGCGCCCGATGCGCTGTTCCCGGCCCGTTGGGGGAAGCGGACAGACACCTATCTGACACAGCCTGAACATAGGCGTAGAGGCAGGAGGAAGAGTTGGGGGAAGCGGACAGACACCTATCTGACACAGCCTTCCGCGTCCTTCTCCTTCGTGGATCCGCCTCGGCCACGCTCGGCGCTCGCCCGAGCAGCTCAGAAGAAACTGAGCTGCTCGGGCGGTTTCTCTACTGGCGTCGGCCGCTTTCCGAGGAAGATCTGCATCCTCCCGAACTGCAGGTCGGTGATCTGCAGGATGCGCACCTCGCCCGCCGGCGGCAGCGCGCGCGCCACCCGCGCGGCGTGCACCTTCGCGTTCTCGTCCGAGGGGCAGGGGCGCGCGTAGACGCTGAACTGCAGCATGGTGAAGCCATCATCCCGCAGCGCGTTGCGGAAGCGCGCGTAGCTGCGGCGCGCTTGCTTCGTGTCCACGGGAAGATCGAACATCGCGATGACCCACACGGCCCGCACTCCTCCGTAGATCATCGGCCGGGGCACGCCAGCTTCCTCCCCTCGCCGAGCAGGCAGGCACGCACCCGCGCGGCATAGAGCTCCAGTGCCGCCATCATCGGGTAGCGCTTCCCATCGAAGGAGACCTCCTCGCCGAGGGCGCCGAGCATCGCCCGCTTCGCCTGCGGGGTCAGCTCCTCCGGTGGCTCGTGCTCGCGCCCGTAGGCGTGCGCCCGAGCGTCCACCAGCGGCCGCAGCGGCTCCATCAGGTCGTCGGCCAGCGAGAACGCGTCGTACTGGTTGTGGTGGTGGATGCCGAGGGCCGGGTGCAGCCCGGCCCCCACGACCGCGCGGGCCACGGCCGCGCGGACCACCGCGTACCCGTAGTTGAGCATCGCGTTGAGCCCCGCGGCCGCTCGGTCCCGCACGAACATCTCGCCGAATAGCCGCTCGAAATAGATCCGCGCCGCCCGGGCCTCCACGTTGTCCGGGTCGCCGCTCCGCACGAACGGCGCCAGGCCGCCCACCCGCCCGTCGTCGCCGAGCAGGTCCCGGAGCAGCCGGCTCTGCTCGCCGATCTTGGCGACCACGACCGCCTGCCAGAGGCGCTTGCGGCGCGGCTCCCCCACGGCGATCTGCTCGCGGAGGGTTCGCGCGTGCAGGGTGTTCGCCGCGAAGGGCGCCAGCAGCCCGGCCGGCATGTGCCGTCCGTCACAGACCACCACCGCCACGTTCCCGGCCGCGCAGGCGGCCAGGAGCGGCACGGTGGCCGTGGCCTGCGCGTAGTCGAGAACGAGCACGCCCAGGTCATCC
This window harbors:
- the cas1 gene encoding type II CRISPR-associated endonuclease Cas1, which gives rise to MSGRIVEVSSPAALSYHDRQLVVARAGEPEARVPLDDLGVLVLDYAQATATVPLLAACAAGNVAVVVCDGRHMPAGLLAPFAANTLHARTLREQIAVGEPRRKRLWQAVVVAKIGEQSRLLRDLLGDDGRVGGLAPFVRSGDPDNVEARAARIYFERLFGEMFVRDRAAAGLNAMLNYGYAVVRAAVARAVVGAGLHPALGIHHHNQYDAFSLADDLMEPLRPLVDARAHAYGREHEPPEELTPQAKRAMLGALGEEVSFDGKRYPMMAALELYAARVRACLLGEGRKLACPGR
- a CDS encoding PEP-CTERM sorting domain-containing protein, translated to MMNPLSALVGLAALALVAGGAGAQVTVSVPGTSDPWLAGMPAGSTASSGDVAPAQSPVEVLGLTLVGGALLTFDATGSVSNTPSPSGLTPDGGGFVGHSAGDENGIANVVAPNNSLVGVFLDAGQPDLTPAPATLNFIGIGLDFVGLSPLLKQVFFIGDGVTSGSVAQQFTVPAGATRLYLGTMDGYGWYNNSGSFTVRVSGGAATPAVPEPSPLAALACGGLVLGGLALRRSLRA
- a CDS encoding Gfo/Idh/MocA family oxidoreductase; this translates as MRRIKAAIIGTGFIGPAHVEAARRLGFVEMAALCENGQELAEAKASQLHIDRAYGSVDALLADPEIEVVHNCTPNHLHFDISSRILDAGKAVISEKPLAMTTGESRKLVEKAEKAGIVNAIDFNYRYYPLVQQARSMVARGDLGDVFHANGSYTQDWLYLATDWNWRLVPELSGESRAVADVGSHWCDCIQFVSGRRITDVYGHLHTIHRERMKPKKEVETYSGKLLTAADYEPVPIHTEDYATVLFRLDNGAVGSFSVSQCFAGRKNRLFYELSGSRCSLVWDQERPNEMLVGYREKPNELLVKDPSLLTPEARLYAHFPGGHPEAYPDGLKNFLWRVYTYIAEPRETVDFSTFRDGHNELAICEAVLASAGSGKWEPVAY
- the cas2 gene encoding CRISPR-associated endonuclease Cas2, which translates into the protein MIYGGVRAVWVIAMFDLPVDTKQARRSYARFRNALRDDGFTMLQFSVYARPCPSDENAKVHAARVARALPPAGEVRILQITDLQFGRMQIFLGKRPTPVEKPPEQLSFF